A region of Rhodospirillales bacterium DNA encodes the following proteins:
- a CDS encoding adenylate/guanylate cyclase domain-containing protein, whose protein sequence is MERRLAAVLHADIVGYSRLMEGAETRTFRELKDVFEGVWKPSLARHSGRLVGTAGDAMLVEFGSAVAAVRCAVDLQAGMVARNVGIAESRRMVVRVGINLGEVIVDGDNIFGDDVNVAARLQSLADPGMVLLSGRMLEAVYGKLPFTFEDLGERQLKNIGRPVRVFRLDPATASIPPGAMPPQAPPAPPAPSAPSGQMAGYPAFPDSRGGASAGSIPTVIHGAAAQPSWQTHSPPTPWSTGTPASAPPPAPPPMPVWRLTGADRAGVPVDIVLDGAMMARPDGLVFGRLPRYCDVVIENDSVSRRHVRFRLAQGGLGVEDLGATNGTAVDGHRLEPFRPVLARPGARVQIGEIKVVLSVS, encoded by the coding sequence ATGGAGCGCCGCCTCGCCGCCGTCCTGCACGCCGACATCGTCGGCTACAGCCGCCTGATGGAGGGCGCCGAGACGCGCACCTTCCGCGAGCTGAAGGACGTGTTCGAGGGTGTCTGGAAGCCGTCTCTGGCGCGCCATTCCGGCCGTCTGGTCGGCACCGCCGGCGACGCCATGCTGGTGGAGTTCGGCAGCGCCGTCGCCGCCGTGCGCTGCGCCGTCGACCTCCAGGCCGGCATGGTGGCGCGCAACGTCGGCATCGCCGAGTCGCGGCGCATGGTGGTGCGCGTCGGCATCAACCTCGGCGAGGTGATCGTCGACGGCGACAACATCTTCGGCGACGACGTCAACGTCGCGGCGCGGCTCCAGAGCCTGGCCGACCCCGGCATGGTGCTGCTCTCTGGGCGGATGCTGGAGGCGGTCTACGGCAAGCTGCCGTTCACCTTCGAGGACCTTGGCGAGAGGCAGCTCAAGAACATCGGCCGGCCGGTGCGCGTCTTCCGGCTCGATCCCGCGACCGCCTCGATTCCGCCCGGCGCCATGCCGCCGCAGGCGCCGCCCGCGCCGCCCGCGCCGTCGGCGCCGTCGGGGCAGATGGCGGGCTATCCGGCGTTCCCCGATTCACGCGGCGGTGCGTCCGCGGGATCGATCCCGACGGTGATCCATGGCGCCGCCGCGCAGCCGTCGTGGCAGACCCATTCGCCGCCGACACCCTGGTCGACCGGGACGCCGGCGTCCGCGCCGCCGCCGGCGCCGCCCCCGATGCCGGTGTGGCGGCTGACCGGCGCCGACCGCGCCGGCGTCCCGGTCGACATCGTGCTCGACGGGGCCATGATGGCGCGGCCCGACGGCCTCGTGTTCGGCCGCCTGCCGCGCTACTGCGACGTGGTCATCGAGAACGACAGCGTCTCGCGCCGGCACGTCCGCTTCCGGCTAGCGCAGGGCGGCCTCGGCGTCGAGGACCTCGGCGCCACCAACGGCACCGCCGTCGACGGCCACCGGCTCGAGCCGTTCCGCCCCGTGCTGGCCCGC
- a CDS encoding enoyl-CoA hydratase/isomerase family protein, whose translation MSEHILLTVDGARATITLNNPAVHNRLAPDDIRAFIHHLDTIDATHDLRVLVVTGAGEKTFCSGFDLGSLKPGERAGDDSGEGQRRYGFEQLCDRLEACRVPTVAAFNGGVYGGGTDLGLACDLRVGVRGMRSFLPAGRLGLHYYPGGLRRFTERLGPGVAKRFLLLAEEFDDSKLLRISYVDWLCERATFGAKVDAVAASLAALAPLSLSGTKASLNDIARSDFDEAALRARIRACATSEDLAEGIAAVAAKRKPVFRGR comes from the coding sequence ATGAGCGAACACATCCTGCTGACCGTCGATGGGGCGCGCGCCACCATCACCCTCAACAATCCCGCGGTGCACAACCGGCTGGCGCCGGACGACATCCGCGCGTTCATCCACCACCTCGACACGATCGACGCCACCCACGACCTGCGCGTGCTGGTCGTGACGGGGGCCGGCGAGAAGACCTTCTGCTCCGGCTTCGATCTCGGCTCGCTGAAACCGGGCGAGCGCGCCGGCGACGATTCCGGCGAGGGCCAGCGGCGCTACGGCTTCGAGCAACTCTGCGACCGGCTCGAGGCCTGCCGCGTGCCGACGGTGGCGGCGTTCAACGGCGGCGTCTACGGCGGCGGCACGGATCTGGGGCTGGCCTGCGACCTGCGGGTCGGCGTGCGCGGCATGCGCTCGTTCCTGCCGGCCGGCCGGCTGGGCCTGCACTACTATCCCGGCGGCCTGCGCCGCTTCACCGAGCGTCTCGGGCCGGGCGTCGCAAAGCGCTTCCTGCTGTTGGCCGAGGAATTCGACGATTCCAAGCTACTGCGCATCAGCTATGTCGACTGGCTGTGCGAGCGCGCCACGTTCGGCGCCAAGGTCGACGCGGTCGCCGCCTCGCTGGCGGCGCTGGCGCCGCTGTCGCTGTCGGGCACGAAGGCTTCGCTCAACGACATCGCGCGCAGCGATTTCGACGAGGCCGCGCTGCGCGCCCGCATCCGCGCCTGCGCGACCTCCGAGGATCTGGCGGAAGGCATCGCCGCCGTGGCCGCCAAGCGCAAGCCGGTGTTCAGGGGCCGCTGA